The nucleotide sequence TTGATGCTCTTGCCATCCTGCTTGTTTTGCATCGCATGGGTTCATTAAAATGCAATTTCGGTGCGGCATTCCGCGATATTTGTCGCCTGGTTTGTAAACTACAGTATTGTGTTGCGAGTAGCTACGCCCCGTCATCAATGCTAATACAATGCTAGGGGTAGATTCCGGGATTCCAAACGCTTCTACTTCCGGTAAATGCAATTGGGGTAATGGCGTGACAAACATATTCGCTTTACCGGACGGTGTAGCAAATTTAGGTTCATTGAAAATGCGTCCGGCGATGGTAAATTCTTCCTGGGTTTCATCAATTGTCGCCATCTGCTCAAAGCCAGGAATCGTTTTAGCAATCAGTTGACGGACATATTTAGTATCTTGCAGTTTGCGCCAATCAACCGGATCGCTGCCAAGAATCCGATGCGCCAATTGTGTGAGAAATTCTACCTCCGAAATTAGAGCCACATCCTTGAGATGGGTTTTACCAACGTCATTTAGCCGCACAAAATTGTTGCCCGATTCCGTAGTAGTTTGGTGCGGATTTTCAAAGCGGTTAAATACGGGAATGATGATGGTATTTTTCTGCGCTAAACCGTGAAAGTGTCCTAGATTCGGTTTGGTGGCGAGGTAGATAATGGTTTCAATATTGCCTAAAGCTCGCTTTGCTTGATTTAAATCCGGGTTCGCCGCATACAGATTCCCACCCAGGCAAATCAACGTGTCTACTTTACCTGCATCAGCCGCATCAATTAAGTCGCGGGCGCGATATCCAGGGTTGCGGTTGAGCGATCGCCCCAGCAATTTCTCTAGCGCTTCTTGAATCTCTTTTTTGAGTTGGACTGTGACTCCCATCGAGCCAAAACCCTGGACGTTGGAGTGTCCCCGGATCGGCATCGTACCGCCGCCTTCTTTGCCAGCATTCCCTGTCAGCAGTGCGGTGTTAGCGATCGCATAGATGTTATCCACGCCGTTTTCTTGCTGCGTTGCACCCATTGCCCAAGCAAACACCACACCCTTAGAAAAAGCGATTATTTCTGCGGCGACTTCGATCTCCTGTTGGGAAACACCGCAAGTTTGCGCGATCGCTTCCCAGGAAATAGAGCCAGCATAATCGATAACCGGTTCCCAACCCTCAGCATGGGCGCAAAGATAATCTATTTGAATTAAGTTGCGTTCAATTAGCGCTTTTTGGATGCCGATAAATAGCGCCACATCGCTACCGGGAATCGGTTGCAGATAAAGTGAGGAAATTGCCGATCCAGTGAATAGCGACTTGAGGGGAAATGCTGGAGAAGCAAACTTGACTAACCCCACTTCCACTACTGGATTAACGACAATAACTTTGCCACCGCGATCGCGCAACTCGATCAGTTCGTTCATCAAGCGCGGATGGTTAGCAGGTGCATTCGACCCGATCAGCACCACGCAGTCTGCCTTTTTCAGGCTATCCAGACTGACCATTGAGGTGCCAGAACCAAACATCTGCTTCAGTCCCACAGTTGAGGGGACGTGGCACAAATCCGAACAATCAGCCAAATGATTCGACCCCAGTGATCGCATCATCAGTTGCAGCAGATAAGCCGCTTCGTTCGACGATCTCCCGGAACTATAGGAGGCGACTCGCTCCGGCGACTTGCGAAAACCAGCTTCTGCAATCTCGTAAATCTCATCCCAGGAAATCCGCTCGTAATGAGATTTTCCCTCGCGCAGAATGACCGGAAAGCTCAGACGACCGAGGCGATCCGCTTCTAAGGAAGTTAACTGCTGGAGTTCGGCGATACTGTGGCGGTCGAAAAAATGGGTCGAGACAGCAGGTTGCAACTCGGCGGAAATGGCCTCTACGCTTTTCGCGCAGCGTTGCATCGTTTCCCCCAACTCGTTCGCGAAGCCGCCCTTTTGTCCCCCCGTTCCCCAAGCACAAGACAAACAAGCACTTTTATGCAACAACGTTTGCCACAGTTTTGGGCCTTCTGGCGACAGGGTATGTTCTGCCCAATATTGCACGACGGGCAAACCGCCACCCATCTCTGGAGCATTGCTGGTTGCTTTCGTTGCGTCTTCTGGTTTAATTTCTACGTCCATACAGCTTCCTCTTGAATGCAGCGCCACTCATCTGTCAGCCTGGAATGCGTTCTATCCCTCTGAATTTATCTTGAGCTAAATACTATCTAGAGGGACTTGAAATTAGCGTAACTCATCAAAACTTGTCTCGCACGATTGTATGGATGTGCGATCGCTGAAAGCTTTTTACTGGAAAACTAGCTTCTCAAATATCCTCAAACGATTTCTGAGATTTCAGTCCTCAAGCAGATTTTCAGGTGCCTTCCCCTAGCGTGCAACCGCTCTGTGAAATAATGGGAACACAACTGTTCCTAAAATTTTTATGACCACTTCTCACAGCCAGGGCTATCTCGTCACGATCATCTGCGAATCGGTATTGCAAGATCGCCTAGTTAAGCTGCTCAGCACAATAGGTGCTTCTGGCTACACCATTATTCCCGCCAAGGGCGCTGGTAGTCACGGTAGACGCATGGGAGATATCGCTGGCTATAACACCAACATTGAAGTCAAAACCGTTGTCACAAAAGAGATATCAGACCAATTGCTAGAAGACCTGAAGGAGTTGTCGAGCAATCATGCCTTGATTGCCTTTCGTCAAAAGGTAGATGGCTTGTTTGATTAAGTAGTTGAATCTAAAATCTGACTGGGACGATAGATTTCAATTTGTCGAGTTCTAGGAGTGATTAACTAGCGTAAGCGATCGCAAATACTCAACACGCTATTCTTAAACTAGCGTTGTCTGCGGAATATTCAAGATTGCGATCGCTTTAGTATCGCCCGTTAGGTTAGCACTAAAACACTTTCTCGATCCGCATCAACAAGCGGCTAAACGTCGGAAACTCCCGCTTTGGGACTGACTTCAAACTGTAGCTGCGAACGGTAGAAACAGACATCAAACTCCATGAAGAAGTTCACTTGCCCTAATATTAATGGCACACTTACAGCCTGTGTCCATGCGAATACAAGTTGCACAGGTTCAAATCGCCCAACTACGGCTTGCACAACCACTACACGCGCCTCATACTGAGCCAAATTACCTGTTAAACTCAAAGCTGTCGTTTGCTGCCCCCACTCATACCCAAGCTCAACCCCCACCGGGTAAGGTAGCACGTTTACCGTTGCTCCGGTATCTAATAAACCGGATGTGGGGACAGAACTTTTCTGATTGACTAAGGTGATAGAAAGATACGGACGAAAACCTGCCTCGCCTAATGCAGTATCAGCAGAGATAAACGGATACCGTTGGGCGTTACGCATCGTCTTCAGTTTTGGCCGCTTGTAAGACTTTTAGCATGGTATCTGCTGCTTCAAACGCATCATAGGGCGACCACACGGGGTAGGATAGATCGGGTTTAATAAGGTCTGTTTCTTGTTGAGCTAGATCGGAGATCAAAACCTGCATAACATATAACTTATCTGCACGGTTAAGCCCCCGTAAAGTAGAAAGTAATTCTGTTGATACCATGTAAACCACTCCGCTAGGTCAGGAAAGCTTTTTCATCATATCGCTGGAACCGACTGAGCCAATTGAATTATTTAATTGTATTGGAGCAAACTACAGGAGACGGAAATACTTGATTGGATTCAATTGTTGCCCAAAGCCATTGTCAATTGCCGATTAGATTTTGCGCTATGTCTACGTTCAAGTGACAGTAAACCTTCTTTAAGACGGACTCCACCTCTAAAACCTGTAAGTGTGCCGTTGCTGCCGATAACACGGTGGCAAGGCACAATAATACACAGAGGATTTTTACCGTTGGCGGCTCCGACAGCACGCGCTGCTGTTGGAAATCCTATTTTTCTCGCCAGTTCTCCATAAGATAAAGTTTGACCGTAAGGAATTGATTGGAGGGCTTTCCAAACCTGTTGTTGAAATACCGTACCTATGGGGGCAAGTGGTAGCGTAAATTGATACAATTCGCCATTGAAATATGCCCTAAGTTGCTCAACGGCGTCACCGTCTAGCTTCTTTTGGAAATGCCAAGCGGCTTCTGGAGACTTTGCAGCCCGCCCTTCTTGAAAGTCTATTGCCACTAGCCCAACTGAGTTTTGCGCGATTAAGATACGTCCCAGAGGGCTATCCATGTAGGTATAGAAAATTGAGTCAGAAACCATATAAATTCCTTTTTGCTTAAATTTCCCAGAACGCGATCGCCTGCAATACTAGATAGAATTTTGGCATGGATTCACATCCGTGCATACATGGGAATGCGTTGACGAAGCCTACCGAAGGTATCGCTCATCAGCAACCCATTCCATTCATGCGATCGCCACGCCAGTTTATTTGACATCCACTTCGCAAATTGCTAATATGAGCCTGTAAAAAGGCTATTATGCACATTATCACCTACAAAAGACTCAACGAGTTTTGGGAGAAACACCCCAATTCTCAAACGAGCCTTCAGTTGTGGTACGACCGGACAAAAGCGGCTCAGTGGGAAAATTTTGTAGACCTTAGAGAAATATTCCCTTCAGCCGATCAAGTTGGAAATCTGACCATTTTTAACATCGGTGGTAATAACTATCGCCTGATTACTTTGGTTGACTATAAATACAAAAAAGTCTTTATTCGCAATATTCTTACTCATGCAGAATACGACACACAAGACTGGAAAAACGACCCCTGGTACACGTAGCACTAGCGAGTATATGTCACTACTCAAGGCTTTCCCTCCGCGTCCCATCGCGACAGAAGAGGATTTTATTGCTACGCAACAGGTGATAGATTCTTTAATAGATCGCGGTAATCTAACACCAGACGAACAGGACTATCTCAATGTGTTAGGTAGCTTAGTCCACGATTACGAAGAACTTCATCATCCTCTACCCACTCTTCAGGGTATAGAGCTAATTAAAGCACTCATGGTTGAATTGAATCTTCGACAAAAAGATTTAGTTCCAATTTTTAAAACTGAGTCTATTGTTTCGGCAGTGCTGAACGGCAAGCGCCAGCTAACGGTAGAACATATTCAAAAGTTGGCTGATTTTTTCCATATTTCGCCAGCCGTTTTTTTAAGTAAAGGCGTCTGAATAAAAAAATCCCCTGGCAGAAATACCAGGGGATAAAAGTGTTAAATCTTAGCTAATCAATCGCGTAACTGGTGAGGTTAGCTTACAGGAAGTAACTCTCGCTGTTCAGATTTGACTACCTGAATCTGATTGTCATCGTCAACGTCAAGGATGGCGGTATCTCCATCTTTGATTTGACCAGATAGCATGGCTTCAGCTAAGTTGTCTTCTAAGAGTCGCATGATGGAACGGCGGAGACTTCTCGCACCATAAGCAGGACTATAGCCTTCTGCTACTACGCGCTCTTTGAAGCGATCGCTTACTTCCAGAGTAATTCCTTGTTCGGTCAAGCGACTGGAAATTTCGCGAATCATAATGTCTGCAATCTGCTTCACCTCTTCCTTACTCAACTGACGGAAGACAATGATCTCGTCGAGACGGTTCAGGAACTCCGGACGGAAGTGTTGCTTGAGGTCTTCATTCACTAAAGCGCGAACCCGATTATAGTTAGACTCGGCTTGGTTGTCAGAGAACTCGAAGCCTAGACCGCCGCCGCCTTTCTCAATGATTCTAGAACCGATGTTCGAGGTCATGATGATCAAAGTGTTTTTGAAGTCTACTGTACGTCCTTGGGAATCAGTCAAGCGACCATCATCCAAGAGTTGCAGCAACATATTGAAGACATCAGGGTGAGCTTTTTCGATTTCGTCGAATAGTACCACCGTGTAAGGCTTGCGACGCACAGCTTCGGTTAACTGACCGCCTTCGTCGTATCCCACGTAGCCGGGAGGCGAACCAATCAGCTTAGAGACGGTGTGGCTTTCCATGAATTCTGACATATCGAGTCGAATCATGGCTTCTTCAGAACCGAAGAAGTAAGCTGCTAAAGCTTTCGCTAATTCCGTCTTACCAACTCCGGTAGGCCCTGAGAAAATAAAGCTGGCGATGGGACGATTCGGATCTTTTAGACCAACTCGTGCGCGGCGAATGGCTTTCGAGGCGGCGGTGACAGCTTCCTCTTGACCGATGAGACGCTGGTGCAGAGTGTCTTCCAAGTGCAGCAGCAACTCAGACTCGGATTCAGTGAGTTTGTTGACAGGTACGCCAGTCCATGAAGCAACGATTTGAGCGATATCTTCCTCGTCAACAACAGGGGCGTTTGCGGCGATAACCTCAGACTTTTTGTTGTCTTTGGTTGCTTTCAATTGTGCCTCAAGTTCCAACTCGCGATCGCGCAATACTCCCGCTTTGTCAAAATCTTGCGCCTTGACTGCTTCCTCTTTTGCTGTGGTAACTTGACGCAGTTCGCGCTTGAGTTCCCCATTTGCAGAAGGTTTAGTATTTCGCAGACGGACGCGAGAACCAGCCTCATCAACCAGGTCAATTGCCTTATCTGGTAAGTAACGATCTGAGATGTAGCGATCGCTCAGCTGAGCGGCTGCAACTAGAGCTTCATTAGAGATTTTAACCTTGTGGTGCTGCTCGTAGCGATCGCGCAGACCAATTAAAATCTCGATAGTTTCACTCACGCTGGGTGCACCTACCATAATCGGTTGGAAGCGACGCTCCAAAGCTGCATCCCGTTCGATATGCTGGCGGTACTCATCCAGAGTCGTCATCCCCATGCACTGCAACTGACCACGCGCCAAAGCAGGTTTCATGATATTAGCAGCATCCATGCCACCTTCAGCCGAACCAGTACCAATCAAGGTGTGAACTTCGTCAACTACCAAGATGATATTTCCAGAGGCGCGAATTTCCTCAATGATTTTCTTGAGACGTTCTTCAAATTCGCCCCGGAATTTGGTTCCAGCGACAAGCGTCCCCATATCTAGGCTGATGACTTGCTTATCTTCCAGGGTATCGGGAATATCTTTATTAACGATACGCTGCGCTAAACCTTCAGCGATCGCAGTTTTACCAACTCCCGGCTCCCCGATCAATACTGGATTATTCTTGGTGCGGCGACCTAAAATCTGGATAGCACGTTGAATTTCCTTTTCCCGACCAACGACTGGATCGAGTTTACCTTCTGCGGCTAATTTGGTAAGATTAGTGCCAAACTCGTCTAATGTCGCTGTCTGGGTGGAACGCTTGGAAGACGAGCGCTCTTGTCGTGCGCCAGCGGGAACAGCTGCCACTTCTCCCAGCATCTGAATTACGGCGGTGCGGAGGTTCGAGGAATCTACTCCCAGATTTGCCAAAACCTTTGCAGCAACGCCTTCACCCTCTTGAATCAGTCCTAGCAAGAGGTGTTCTGTGCCAATGTAGTTGTGTCCCAGAGACTTAGATTCTTGCAGAGATTGCTCAAAAATGCGGTTCGCCTTGGGGGTGAAGGGAATTTCAGCTGGTACAAAGCGAGATCCCCGACCAATAATTTTTACAACCTCGTTGCGTGCTTTTGGAAGAGTGACACCAGCGTCAGTCAACACTTTAGCAGCTACTCCCGTGCCTTCTGCAATCAAACCAAGAAGGATTTGCTCGGTTCCCACGAGGCTGTGTCCCAGGCGACGTGTTTCTTCCTGGGCTAACATGACTACTCTAACGGCTTCTGTAGTGAAGAGTTCAAACATGGCGGGTAATCCTCTACCGAGCTGTTTTCTGCTTCAGGGAAATGAATGTTTCCCCAGGCATAAACTTTTATGTACTTCGTATTCATAATGTATCGTTACGAAGGATGCGATCGCAGTGGTAACAACCGTAAGAACTAAGCAGTAGTTGCCCCCCTGTGAGGATTAAGGAAGACATTCTCGTTCCCAGCCAGCAGCCTGAGAATGCCTATTTAGAGGCTCTGCCTCATCTTAATTGACGTATTCCGGGAGGCTCTAGACTCCCGGAATGCGTTCCCAGCCGGAGACTGGGAACAAGAAATAACTTCTAGAAGCGTTTCTCATACTCCACCACTCCCCGGTGGTCGCCAGACAAATCCGTACCGCCCCGCAGCAGAATCTCATCATTCACCCGGTAGCGGACGTTAAACTGGGGAGCCTGACTATTCGTCAAAACCTTCGAGACAGAACCAGAAAGCTTAGGCGTGATATCAACCCCCACCTCTGCCGCCAAGCCCAGTGTAGAAGTACGCGACTTATCATCAGTAACCTGCGTCGGGAACAAGCGAAACTCACTCAATCCCAAAGCATCCCCCACCACATTCTGGAAAGGTGTCAAAAGCGCCGAACCAGCCAAATTCGCCAGTCCCAAAGTAGCGTCCCCCCCTAGCGTATCCACAAAACTGCCACCCAACAAAGCAACAATTTCAGTTTCGCTGCGGGACGGATTACTTGTCAGTTCCAGGTTACTCGGCTGATTACTTGTAGGATCGAGGTTATCTGCCAATTCACTCGCAGCTCCCGTTACTCTGGCTTGGATGCGAACAGTCCCCAAAGCGCCCAGATTGGTAGCCGGAACATCGCTAATCTCGTTGCTAGTAATACCCGTGTTGCTGATAGTAGCAATTCGGCTGCGCGTCACTTCTGGAACTGATGCCACCAGACGCACATCTAAGTTGGGATCTAGTCCCTGACCGGGGACAAACACAGCCGTATGTTCGTAGCCGGAAGCCAACCTAAACTGAGTGGTAAACAGATTTACCTGACCGCGCTTTAGTCGAATCGTTCCACTCGGCTCAATGTCATCCAGCGTCCCATTGAGTCTCAAGTCACCCTCTGCCAAAAAAGCCAAAAGCGGTGGGCGGGAGATTTCCACACCTTCGCCCAGGTTTATCAGCAGATTATTGAATCCTGGGTTTAGAGGTTGGGTGGCTTCAGTTGCAGCGCCCCCATTCGGTGCAGAAGCCGCCCCGTTTCCGCCTCCGCCTCTTGTTTCTCCTAACAGCACTCGACCATCAGCAAGCAGCACTTGACCGCTAATTTGTGGACTCAACGCCGATCCGGAAATCTGGACGTTGCCGTTGACACCGCCATTGTATAATCCCTTCAAATTCAAGGCTAGTTTTTCGAGGTTAACGTTGATTTGTTCACCATTTGTTCCTTGTGCTGCGTCTGAGAGGGGAATGGAACCGGAGACGACCACTTGCCCGCCGCTAAAATTACCCCGCAGCTGATCCACTACGTTGAGGCGGTTAAAGTCAAACCGGACTGTGCCGTTGACATCAGTAAGCGGTTCAGATAAGGCTTGCGCTTCGATAGTTGCATTCTTGACTGTCGCGCTTCCGGCTGCTACAAGTTGGCGTTGGTTGATTTTGCCTGTGGTAGGGTCAACTGCACCGTCAACTCTGAGTTGTACCTGTCCAGTCCCATCTTTCCAAGAAACGGCAGAACGGCTAAGCAAGTTCAGCAGGGAAAGTCCCTCATTTTTTACGTTCACATCCAGGCTGATGCAGTTGTTGTCTGGGGTGACGGAAGAGAATGGCAAGTTGTAAAAGGGAATGCTGCCGCTAATTTGAGTTGCGGTTGGGGATTGGGAACTAGCGATCGCACTTGATTGGCGATAGCACTGGAAACCAGAAGGGGGCGGGGTTACTACGGATGCTTGCGGACTTGTGATATTGTCGGTCAAGGTCGTCCCGGCAGCTGCTTGAGCAGTGTCAATAGTGCTGCTGAAGGTAAGGCGAGCATTGCTGTATTGGAAACTACCCCGTGCGGTTTCGACTTCGGTTTGGTTGAGTCTTGCGTCCGCTAGTCTAAGTTCGCCTTTAGCTTGGGGATTGGTGATGGTGCCTGCTATGGCTGCTGTTCCATTCAGTTCGCCCTCGATATCAACTGGCACGTTGACAAAACGCCGCAAAGGTGAAACGGGTAGATTCGCGACGCGCAACAGACCACTTTGTTCGTCTCCCCCAATTATGCCGTTGAAGGCCACCAGAGTTTTGTCAGATTCTACTCGCAGGGGCAGGAGGGTGAGAACGCCGTCTTGGAAGCTGCCTTTGGCAACGATTTGATCCGCCTTGTAGAGACGACTTGGTTCCTCTTCTTTACCCCACTTCCAGTCAGTCCCGACCAAGTTAAAGCGTGCCTCTATCCCTTCTTGGGGGGAAGCTGTGATGATGATTGGTTCGGCGGTGAAGAAGTTGCCTGTGAGGTCTGCTAGTTCTGGTATTCCAGAAGAGTTTCTTTCCTCCTGCTGTGCCGCAAGTATGGCTTCTATTTCAGAAAATAGGCGCAGTTGGTTTTGCAGAGTGGCATTTGGTAAGCCGACGGGCTGGGGTTTGACAGCGGCGGCTCTGGCATAGGTGGGCG is from Funiculus sociatus GB2-C1 and encodes:
- a CDS encoding FdhF/YdeP family oxidoreductase produces the protein MDVEIKPEDATKATSNAPEMGGGLPVVQYWAEHTLSPEGPKLWQTLLHKSACLSCAWGTGGQKGGFANELGETMQRCAKSVEAISAELQPAVSTHFFDRHSIAELQQLTSLEADRLGRLSFPVILREGKSHYERISWDEIYEIAEAGFRKSPERVASYSSGRSSNEAAYLLQLMMRSLGSNHLADCSDLCHVPSTVGLKQMFGSGTSMVSLDSLKKADCVVLIGSNAPANHPRLMNELIELRDRGGKVIVVNPVVEVGLVKFASPAFPLKSLFTGSAISSLYLQPIPGSDVALFIGIQKALIERNLIQIDYLCAHAEGWEPVIDYAGSISWEAIAQTCGVSQQEIEVAAEIIAFSKGVVFAWAMGATQQENGVDNIYAIANTALLTGNAGKEGGGTMPIRGHSNVQGFGSMGVTVQLKKEIQEALEKLLGRSLNRNPGYRARDLIDAADAGKVDTLICLGGNLYAANPDLNQAKRALGNIETIIYLATKPNLGHFHGLAQKNTIIIPVFNRFENPHQTTTESGNNFVRLNDVGKTHLKDVALISEVEFLTQLAHRILGSDPVDWRKLQDTKYVRQLIAKTIPGFEQMATIDETQEEFTIAGRIFNEPKFATPSGKANMFVTPLPQLHLPEVEAFGIPESTPSIVLALMTGRSYSQHNTVVYKPGDKYRGMPHRNCILMNPCDAKQAGWQEHQRVTVQGDAGKLENVEIIFGAVRQGAAMMFYPEVNVIFKARIDKQSGIPAFKRVPVVVYT
- a CDS encoding P-II family nitrogen regulator, whose amino-acid sequence is MTTSHSQGYLVTIICESVLQDRLVKLLSTIGASGYTIIPAKGAGSHGRRMGDIAGYNTNIEVKTVVTKEISDQLLEDLKELSSNHALIAFRQKVDGLFD
- a CDS encoding aspartyl protease family protein, which translates into the protein MRNAQRYPFISADTALGEAGFRPYLSITLVNQKSSVPTSGLLDTGATVNVLPYPVGVELGYEWGQQTTALSLTGNLAQYEARVVVVQAVVGRFEPVQLVFAWTQAVSVPLILGQVNFFMEFDVCFYRSQLQFEVSPKAGVSDV
- a CDS encoding methylated-DNA--[protein]-cysteine S-methyltransferase — translated: MVSDSIFYTYMDSPLGRILIAQNSVGLVAIDFQEGRAAKSPEAAWHFQKKLDGDAVEQLRAYFNGELYQFTLPLAPIGTVFQQQVWKALQSIPYGQTLSYGELARKIGFPTAARAVGAANGKNPLCIIVPCHRVIGSNGTLTGFRGGVRLKEGLLSLERRHSAKSNRQLTMALGNN
- a CDS encoding type II toxin-antitoxin system HigB family toxin is translated as MHIITYKRLNEFWEKHPNSQTSLQLWYDRTKAAQWENFVDLREIFPSADQVGNLTIFNIGGNNYRLITLVDYKYKKVFIRNILTHAEYDTQDWKNDPWYT
- a CDS encoding helix-turn-helix domain-containing protein, with the translated sequence MSLLKAFPPRPIATEEDFIATQQVIDSLIDRGNLTPDEQDYLNVLGSLVHDYEELHHPLPTLQGIELIKALMVELNLRQKDLVPIFKTESIVSAVLNGKRQLTVEHIQKLADFFHISPAVFLSKGV
- a CDS encoding ATP-dependent Clp protease ATP-binding subunit, with amino-acid sequence MFELFTTEAVRVVMLAQEETRRLGHSLVGTEQILLGLIAEGTGVAAKVLTDAGVTLPKARNEVVKIIGRGSRFVPAEIPFTPKANRIFEQSLQESKSLGHNYIGTEHLLLGLIQEGEGVAAKVLANLGVDSSNLRTAVIQMLGEVAAVPAGARQERSSSKRSTQTATLDEFGTNLTKLAAEGKLDPVVGREKEIQRAIQILGRRTKNNPVLIGEPGVGKTAIAEGLAQRIVNKDIPDTLEDKQVISLDMGTLVAGTKFRGEFEERLKKIIEEIRASGNIILVVDEVHTLIGTGSAEGGMDAANIMKPALARGQLQCMGMTTLDEYRQHIERDAALERRFQPIMVGAPSVSETIEILIGLRDRYEQHHKVKISNEALVAAAQLSDRYISDRYLPDKAIDLVDEAGSRVRLRNTKPSANGELKRELRQVTTAKEEAVKAQDFDKAGVLRDRELELEAQLKATKDNKKSEVIAANAPVVDEEDIAQIVASWTGVPVNKLTESESELLLHLEDTLHQRLIGQEEAVTAASKAIRRARVGLKDPNRPIASFIFSGPTGVGKTELAKALAAYFFGSEEAMIRLDMSEFMESHTVSKLIGSPPGYVGYDEGGQLTEAVRRKPYTVVLFDEIEKAHPDVFNMLLQLLDDGRLTDSQGRTVDFKNTLIIMTSNIGSRIIEKGGGGLGFEFSDNQAESNYNRVRALVNEDLKQHFRPEFLNRLDEIIVFRQLSKEEVKQIADIMIREISSRLTEQGITLEVSDRFKERVVAEGYSPAYGARSLRRSIMRLLEDNLAEAMLSGQIKDGDTAILDVDDDNQIQVVKSEQRELLPVS